The genomic segment GCATCGGAAGCGTCACATTGCGAATTTGCTGCCATTTGTTGGCCCCGTCAATCATCGCCGCTTCATAAAGCGACTTGTCGATCCCCATAATAGCGGCCAAATAGATGACGCTGTTATAGCCGACCGATTTCCATAGGAAGACGACGACAATCATAACCGGCCAATAACCCGGGCTCGAATACCAGTTTACCGGGTCCATGCCCAGCATCTCGGCGATTTGGTTGAACACCCCTCTGTCCAAGCTCAGAAAGCTGTAGACGAAGTAGCCTACGATAACCCACGATAGAAAATAAGGCAAAAACATGCCCGTTTGATAAAGCTTGGCGAGCCGCTTGTTCGTAATTTCGGCAAGCATAATCGCCATCGCTACCGCAATGACAAGGCCCAGCACAATAAACACGACATTGTACAGCACCGTATTGCGGGTAATGATATAGGCGTCATTCGTGCTAAACAGAAACTTGAAGTTTTGAAAGCCGACCCATTTGCTCTCGATAATGCTGGACAGAAAGCCGTTACGGCTGTAGCGGTATTCCTTGAAGGCAATAATCATGCCCGCCATCGGCAGGTAGGAAAATAGAATAAACCAGGCTGTAGCTGGAAGCACCATTAGCAGCATAGCGGTATTTTTGTTCATATCCTTGAAAAAACGTCCTATAGCTCCCACTTTCTTCACCTCTTCGCAGTCGGATTAATGAGAGAAGGCATGAAGCGAATACGATCCATTCGCCCCACGCCTTCCGCTTTACTTGCCGTTCGCGGCTCTCCACTCATCAAGCTGGCGCTGCGCTTCCTCAATAATTTTATCCAGGCCTGCCGCTTTAAACTTCTCATTGGCACGCGGCAAATAAACTTCAGGGTCAACCGTACCGGTCATTAGAGCTGCCCAGTACTCTTCTTTTACGTTTTGTACGGAAGCAATTTCGGTTGTCACTTTCGATGTATCAAAGTTGAAGCCAAGCAGCGGGGCTACTGTACCCGCATCATTAAATTTCTTGAACTCTTCCCATTTGTTCGTCGGATCTGTCGTATTCAAATACGTAATCATCAGATTGCCGAGCGAGAAGGTTGGCATATCGTAGTTTTTCGACTCGTCCAAATTGTCCATGACGGTGTCGCTTACTTTTTTGTAATGCACGCCTTCAATACCGGAATCGATCATATTGCGCAGGACAGGGTCCGTATTAAGCAGGTTTAGGAACTCCATCGCTTTTTCTGGGTAAGCCGAGTTAGCCGAAATAGCTTGCATCGAGCCCATAACCGACCAGTTGTAAATGAGCGCATCGCTCGCTGGCGTCGATACAACCGGGTAGCCGTAGCTTGCCGACCATAGATTGTCCGCGAATGGCTGCGAAGTGGCACGGTCTGCAAACCATTTGCCCGTCGTTTGCGCATCCGTCATGGAATCCATCGTTGCGGCTTCCGTCGGAATGTAGCCTGCTTTGTAATATTTGTGCATCGTGCCGAGAATTTGCTTCATCTCTGGCGTGTCGAGCACGTTTACGATTTTGTAATCTGTCGTGTCCAGTGCAACCGCCATTGGCAGCTTCTCAATAATGTAGTCATACTTCACATACGGCATTTGGTTCTTATCTACCGCAAGCGCGTATACGTCTGGTTCATTTTCTTTAATCGTTTTCAGCAGCGGCTCCAGGCTTTCCAGCGTGTACACGCCGGACATGTCCAGCTTGTACTTGTCGAGCAGCTGTTTATTGAAGCGCCATACTTCCTGTGCTGGCAATTCTTTATTGGCAGGGATGCCGTAATTGTGGCCATCCACCTTCGAGCCTTCCAGGAAAGCCGGGTCCAATGCGCTAACGATGCCTTGGCCTTTCTCCTTCAGCAAATCGTCGATTTGCAGGAAAGCGCCTTTTCTCGCATTTTGCACATAATCAAATGCCCATGACGCTGTGAACATAATGTCAACCGGATCGCCGGACGCTGTCATGACTTGCAGCTTCTGAGCGTAATCGCCCCAGTCCACCATATTCATTTTAATCGTAACGCCAATTTTCTCAGCCGTGTATTTGCTCACCTCGGCCATAACTTTATCTACATCTTTTTGCGGCGTGCCAATGGTGTACCAGATGAGTTCAACCGGCTTTTCAGCTGTTCCCTCTTCACCGCTGCTTTCGTTTTTACTTCCGCAAGCGCCAAGCACAAGCGATGCAACCATCAGCAAGGCAAGCAGCGGCATAAATCTTTTTCTCTTGTTACTCATTATGTTTCCTCCCCAAACTATGTTCTGTACTCTATGTTTTAAATTAACGGATGCGGCTATTTTCATATAGACCACAAACTAAAGGTATGATGTACAAATTAAAGAAAAAAACTACTCCATCCAGCGATTAGAGTAGTCCTTTGTATTCCGTCGGGGAAATTCCGACGTATTTCTTAAATTGTTTGTAGAAATAGCCTGTCTCCCAATAACCGACGGTTGCTGCAATTTCCTGCACCTTGAGCTGCGTCTCCTTCAGCAGCTGCTGGGCTTTGCCAATACGGTATTTATTAATATATTCGGTGAACGTTTCATTCGTTTCCTTCTGGAACAGATGTCCGAGGTAAACCGGATGAATATTATATTGCTGGCTCAGCAGCTTAAGCGACAACGGCTGGGCGTAATGCTCATGCACCTCGCTCAGCACCAGTTGAATGACCGGGCTTTTCACATCCTTCAGCAGCGATTCCACCGTCAAAGTCGCCGCTTCCTTCACAACCGCCATCAGTCCGTCAATCGAAGGAAGCTGCATAATTTTCGTGAAGCCCGCCTCATAAAGCTCCGGCTGATCGGCTTGCTTGATTTCCTTGAGCTCCATCTTGAAGCGGATCATCAGCTCAATCGCCATGCTTTGCATAAAAGCAGGGGTAATGCCCTCCCTGGCGTGGCAGCGCTCGAATTCGGCCTCAATGGCCTCATGCAGCTTCTCTACATCCCTTCCCTTAATCAGCTTCGCAAAGGTTGGCCAATCGAGCGGTGCAGCGGCCTCATTCGCCGTCCCCGGCGGCCCTGCCTGCACAAGCAAATCGTAATCCAATATTTCAGGGTCATCATATAGCAGAAAATATTCCTGCGCTTTCTTCGCATTCGCATAGCTGCGCGGTGCTTCTTCCCCCATCGGTTCAGCGCTGCCGATGGAGAGGCGCATGGCGCTATGTGCCAGCTTCGGCTGCATGCCGCGCAGCTTCTCTATCGCCTCGCGCTTGCCCGTCTCTGGCTCATCGAGCATAAATACGATGACCAAGTCGCCATCGATATCGACAAACGGCAGCATCGATGGGTCTTGCACAGCCAATCGCTCAGCCGCTTCATACGCTGGCGAGGCCGTCTCGTCCGTCCGCACTACAGCGGTTACCACATAGGGCCGGTCAAGACTGAGCTGCAATAATTCCATTCTCTCCTGCAGCTCACTGGGCGCAATGCGTCCCGTCAACCAGCGATACAATATATTATCGCGCAATATACGAATATCGTATTCGCTGAACAACCGATCCGCCTTGCTTGCATTCAGCTTGTCAATCGTGCCGGCGAGCGTTTCCTGCAGCTCGTCGAGATTAATCGGCTTGAGCAAATAATTTTCAACGCCAAGCTTGAGACCCTCTTTTATATAATCGAATTCATTATAGCCGCTTAAAATAATAACTTTAAGATCCGGGCGAAATTTACGCGCTTCCCGAATGAGGGCGAGGCCATCCATCGTCGGCATTGAAATATCTGTCAGCAAGATGTCTGCGGGCAGATCCATTAAAGCCGCCAGTGCCTCCTGGCCATTTTCCGCGCTGCCGACGATTTCCAGGCCGAAGGCCGACCAGTCAATAATGTCATATAGCCCATCAATAATGAACGGTTCATCATCCACAATGAATACTCTATACATGCTCTGCCTCCTTGTCATAGGGAAAGGACAGCGTGACCGTCGTCCCCTCCCCTTCTTTGCTGTCGATATCGAGCCCGTATTCGCTTCCGTAGAGCAATTGCAGCCGCTCATGCACGCTTCTAAGCCCGAAAGAGCCGCCTCCGGCTTCCTCTGGCAGCGCCAGACTTTGCCTGATTTCTTCCAGGCGCTTGCTGCTGATGCCGCTGCCGTTATCGGCAATCGTCACCCAAATGCGCTCCTCCTTGCGCCGCACCTCCAATTGAACTTCATTATCCATGCTGCGCGGCCGCAGGCCATGTACGACATAATTTTCAATAAGCGGCTGGAGCGCCATCCGCATCACCTGTTTGTCGCCGAGCCCCTCCTCGCAGCTGATCGCAAAGGAAAGCCTGTCTTTATAGCGAATGCGAAACAGCTCCAAATAAAGGCGCGCCGTTTCCAGCTCATCCTTTAAGGTGTTGCTTCCCTTCGGCTGCACAAAGCTCTTGAACAGCACCGACAAGCTGTAAATCATCTCTCCCACATCCTTCGCCCCTTGCGAGACGGCCCGCATGCGAATAACCTCCAGCGTATTATATAGAAAATGCGGATTGACCCGCGCCTGCAAAGCCGCAAGCTCCGTATGCTTTTGCTTGATTTCCGCCTTGTACACCGTGTCGATATGGCGGCTCAGCTCATCGAGCATATCATTGAAGCTGCGCGAAATTTGCCCCAGCTCATCGCCCCGGTCATCCTGGATACGCGCGGTAAGCTCGCCGCTTTCCACCTTGCGCATGAAGCGAATAATTTTATTCGTCCGTTTGGCAAAATTGACGACGGCTAGCGTCGGCACCAGCAGTACGACGGCAATGCAAAGCGCGCTGATCAGCATAATCATCTGCTTCAGCCCGTGGGCCGCTGCCGCGACCTCGGCCTTCGGCGCGACACCGACGACGATAAAACCCGCCTGATTTTGCGTCAGCGTCGTGACATAAGACTCCTGCTCCAGCATCGCCGTTCCATAGAGCGTGTCCAGCTTATCCATATAGGGATATATTTTTCCATAGTACGTATCCGAGGAATCAAACAGCACTTCCCCAGCCGGGTTCAGTACAACAATGTAGCCTTTTAGCTGGCCCTCATAATTTTTCAGCGCCTGCCTAATTTGATCCGATTTATAGTAGACGAGCAATTGGCCTAGCCCCTTCAGCGTCTGCTTGTCATTAATCGGGAGCCGAAAGGCATACAGCTCGGGATCACTTTGCTCAATGGCGCGCCGCACCCAAATATTTGGAACGGACACACGGGTGTCTTCCTGTGCCATCGCATCGGGAATATAGGAGCGCGAGGCGTTGGACGAAATCAGCTTCGTGACATGATTTTTCTTATACACATATAAAAACTGCCGATTGGAGCTATACAGCAGCAAATTTTCGATATCCGGGTCGTCTTCCAGCTTATTATCAAAATAGTCGAGCCCTTTCGGCAAACTTGTACTCGTCTCATCGATATTTTGGTCGAGCCTGAATTTCATATAGTCATCGAAGGGATTTTGCAAAAAATAAGATAAGTTCAGCGACAGCGGCTCATTGCGGTATACATCCACCATCATCGACTGGACAGAATCATATTTGCGGGTCATATAGCTGTTTACGCTGTCCATCGCTTTTTTCTGGTTTTCCAGCTCATTGCGGACGATCGATTGCGACATAAAATCATACATAAAATAGGCGAAGGTGACAATCGTCCCCGTCGTAATCAAAACAAACAGCAAAATCATTTTCATAAACAGATTATTTCTGACGTATTGGTCGTACAGCCGTTGCAGCTTCAATAGCAGGCTCCCTCCTTGCGCAGCACTTGAGGAGCCTGCACATGCATTATAAGTTATTACTATACTCTGAGTTGCAAGAAATCGACAAGTACCCGGGTGCAAAACGGAATAGATGCTTTCGTACTAGCGTAAACGGCTTTCGCCATCCTCTGGCAGCAAAGCTAACGTTTCGTGGTGAAATATAAGCCCATTATAAGGGTTCAGCTTATCACTTCTTATATTTTAAAAAAAGCAGCAGATGCTAGCGATATTCGCTCACATGCTGCTGCTTCTTCAACTTGAACTCTATGGTATAGTATGCAATGTCTGGTACGCTACGTATCCCAGGAAATCAGGGCAACATCATGAATCGCCCCGCTTTTGCGCTGCACAGCGAACGTGTCCATTTGATGGGCGATTTCCATTTCCTGCAAAATATCGCAAAGCACCTGTGCGCGGCTGCGTTCCAGCTGCTTTCCGCCATACATAACCCGCAGCGGATGGGCAAAAGGCAGCCCGATCGACTGCACGAGATAGACGCGCCTCCTCGCAGTAAGATTCATCTGGGCAAGGCTCTCCTTCATATCGCGTATCCGGTAAAAAGCATTGGCGCTGAACAGCACATCGCAAGCCAGCCCCGAAGACTCTTCCCACTTCGCATGTATCGCCTCCGGCACAGCTTGCGCCAAACCAGACTGCTCCCAGCTTCTTGCCAGTATTTCATACATCGCCGCCGAAGGCTCCACAACAGTAAGCTTGCCCACATATGGAGCAAGCAGCTGCGTAAATCCGCCCGTTCCCGGGCCTACTTCAAGAAGTTCATCCCCGCTCCGCAAGCTTGCTATAACGGTGCCCATCAGCTCCGCCGTATACGGAGCAAGCGGATTGCGTTCATCATAAACAGGCGCATGCTGCTGCCAGTAGCTTTCCTCCTCGGCATCATTGCCGACGCGGGAATCGCTTTGGGCTGCCTGCTCCCAAGCGAGCGTCCAGTAGGCTGCTGGCGTCAAGCCAGCTTCGCTGTACCATTCCTTCATCCCGCACACGCTCCTTTCCTTATGCAAAGTCTATATATAAGTTGAACGATTGATTAGCATGAGGGCTATGGTCATCACTGCGAGAAAGCTTGAAAAGCATTCACCAGCTGCTGCGTATAAGGATGCTGCGGGCGCTCCATGATACACTCGCTCTCATTAAGCTCAACGATACGTCCCTCTTTCATAACCGCAATTCGGTCGCACATATGCCTC from the Paenibacillus sp. BIHB 4019 genome contains:
- a CDS encoding ABC transporter permease subunit, which encodes MGAIGRFFKDMNKNTAMLLMVLPATAWFILFSYLPMAGMIIAFKEYRYSRNGFLSSIIESKWVGFQNFKFLFSTNDAYIITRNTVLYNVVFIVLGLVIAVAMAIMLAEITNKRLAKLYQTGMFLPYFLSWVIVGYFVYSFLSLDRGVFNQIAEMLGMDPVNWYSSPGYWPVMIVVVFLWKSVGYNSVIYLAAIMGIDKSLYEAAMIDGANKWQQIRNVTLPMLMPLMTILTLLAIGKIFYADFGLFFQVPRDSGTLYSVTNVIDTYVYRGLKSTGEIGMTTAAGLYQSIIGFILVITSNGIVRKFNKDNALF
- a CDS encoding ABC transporter substrate-binding protein; translation: MSNKRKRFMPLLALLMVASLVLGACGSKNESSGEEGTAEKPVELIWYTIGTPQKDVDKVMAEVSKYTAEKIGVTIKMNMVDWGDYAQKLQVMTASGDPVDIMFTASWAFDYVQNARKGAFLQIDDLLKEKGQGIVSALDPAFLEGSKVDGHNYGIPANKELPAQEVWRFNKQLLDKYKLDMSGVYTLESLEPLLKTIKENEPDVYALAVDKNQMPYVKYDYIIEKLPMAVALDTTDYKIVNVLDTPEMKQILGTMHKYYKAGYIPTEAATMDSMTDAQTTGKWFADRATSQPFADNLWSASYGYPVVSTPASDALIYNWSVMGSMQAISANSAYPEKAMEFLNLLNTDPVLRNMIDSGIEGVHYKKVSDTVMDNLDESKNYDMPTFSLGNLMITYLNTTDPTNKWEEFKKFNDAGTVAPLLGFNFDTSKVTTEIASVQNVKEEYWAALMTGTVDPEVYLPRANEKFKAAGLDKIIEEAQRQLDEWRAANGK
- a CDS encoding response regulator transcription factor — its product is MYRVFIVDDEPFIIDGLYDIIDWSAFGLEIVGSAENGQEALAALMDLPADILLTDISMPTMDGLALIREARKFRPDLKVIILSGYNEFDYIKEGLKLGVENYLLKPINLDELQETLAGTIDKLNASKADRLFSEYDIRILRDNILYRWLTGRIAPSELQERMELLQLSLDRPYVVTAVVRTDETASPAYEAAERLAVQDPSMLPFVDIDGDLVIVFMLDEPETGKREAIEKLRGMQPKLAHSAMRLSIGSAEPMGEEAPRSYANAKKAQEYFLLYDDPEILDYDLLVQAGPPGTANEAAAPLDWPTFAKLIKGRDVEKLHEAIEAEFERCHAREGITPAFMQSMAIELMIRFKMELKEIKQADQPELYEAGFTKIMQLPSIDGLMAVVKEAATLTVESLLKDVKSPVIQLVLSEVHEHYAQPLSLKLLSQQYNIHPVYLGHLFQKETNETFTEYINKYRIGKAQQLLKETQLKVQEIAATVGYWETGYFYKQFKKYVGISPTEYKGLL
- a CDS encoding sensor histidine kinase, coding for MKLQRLYDQYVRNNLFMKMILLFVLITTGTIVTFAYFMYDFMSQSIVRNELENQKKAMDSVNSYMTRKYDSVQSMMVDVYRNEPLSLNLSYFLQNPFDDYMKFRLDQNIDETSTSLPKGLDYFDNKLEDDPDIENLLLYSSNRQFLYVYKKNHVTKLISSNASRSYIPDAMAQEDTRVSVPNIWVRRAIEQSDPELYAFRLPINDKQTLKGLGQLLVYYKSDQIRQALKNYEGQLKGYIVVLNPAGEVLFDSSDTYYGKIYPYMDKLDTLYGTAMLEQESYVTTLTQNQAGFIVVGVAPKAEVAAAAHGLKQMIMLISALCIAVVLLVPTLAVVNFAKRTNKIIRFMRKVESGELTARIQDDRGDELGQISRSFNDMLDELSRHIDTVYKAEIKQKHTELAALQARVNPHFLYNTLEVIRMRAVSQGAKDVGEMIYSLSVLFKSFVQPKGSNTLKDELETARLYLELFRIRYKDRLSFAISCEEGLGDKQVMRMALQPLIENYVVHGLRPRSMDNEVQLEVRRKEERIWVTIADNGSGISSKRLEEIRQSLALPEEAGGGSFGLRSVHERLQLLYGSEYGLDIDSKEGEGTTVTLSFPYDKEAEHV
- a CDS encoding methyltransferase domain-containing protein: MKEWYSEAGLTPAAYWTLAWEQAAQSDSRVGNDAEEESYWQQHAPVYDERNPLAPYTAELMGTVIASLRSGDELLEVGPGTGGFTQLLAPYVGKLTVVEPSAAMYEILARSWEQSGLAQAVPEAIHAKWEESSGLACDVLFSANAFYRIRDMKESLAQMNLTARRRVYLVQSIGLPFAHPLRVMYGGKQLERSRAQVLCDILQEMEIAHQMDTFAVQRKSGAIHDVALISWDT